Part of the Leptospira harrisiae genome is shown below.
ATACAGTTGTATCACGAGACAGCCATGATAAGCCTACGATTACCAGAAGAACTAGAAAAAAAGCTTTCTGAAGTTGCTAAAATTGAAAACAAAAGTAAATCAGAAGTAATTAAAGAATCTTTAGTTTACTATATTGATAATTTTGCAAAACAACCTTCTGCCTATGAACTAGGTGA
Proteins encoded:
- a CDS encoding ribbon-helix-helix protein, CopG family, coding for MISLRLPEELEKKLSEVAKIENKSKSEVIKESLVYYIDNFAKQPSAYELG